The following are encoded together in the Hydractinia symbiolongicarpus strain clone_291-10 chromosome 14, HSymV2.1, whole genome shotgun sequence genome:
- the LOC130625561 gene encoding mitochondrial intermembrane space import and assembly protein 40-B-like produces MSYCRNEGKDKLIFVTKDDHQQGSPQSNPLLPDNGDGTVGLIKENGEINWNCPCLQGMADGPCGESFKDAFSCFHYSEAEPKGADCLEQFKSMQECFVKYPEIYGSLDDDLDKKEKGDESEENNKTGEEHESTENQQSDIVSNEKNDNETNS; encoded by the coding sequence GAAAAGACAAACTCATATTTGTAACCAAGGATGACCATCAACAAGGATCGCCACAAAGTAATCCGTTGTTACCGGACAATGGTGATGGAACTGTTGGGTTGATAAAAGAGAATGGAGAGATCAACTGGAATTGTCCTTGTCTCCAGGGAATGGCTGATGGTCCATGTGGTGAATCGTTTAAAGATGCATTTTCTTGTTTTCATTACAGCGAAGCTGAACCAAAAGGTGCTGATTGTTTAGAACAATTCAAATCGATGCAAGAGTGTTTTGTTAAATATCCAGAAATATACGGATCCTTAGATGACGACCTTGATAAAAAAGAGAAGGGTGATGAAAGTGAGGAAAATAATAAGACAGGTGAAGAGCATGAATCGACTGAAAATCAGCAAAGTGACATTGTGTCtaatgaaaaaaatgataatgaAACAAATTCTTAG